A single Desulfovibrio piger DNA region contains:
- a CDS encoding efflux RND transporter periplasmic adaptor subunit — protein sequence MTGKQTILATLLLLLCFSLAACKDDGAQKGQMPAPPVGVFQVEAKDVPWPAEFQAQASGSRSVEVRARVQGIIEKRLYREGEFVKAGQIMFQIERDQYEAAVQQAEAQYDSAKREWNRVRPLFAKNAVSQKDRDNAKAAYDNARAALRAARINLDYCQVVAPVSGYSSKESFTPGNLVSNNSLLTYVDQTDPMYIDFSIAAPQHMRRQQLAAQGRLRFPEGNVYKARLRLLDGSMYQGEGQVDFIDSRVQPETGVVQARASFVNSDGQIMPGQYVRIFMDGDVLVNAVLIPQKAVLITQKGSFVMTLDKDNVVGTQKVEVSETIGDMYLVDSGLKGGERIICEGMIKARPGAKVSIMGDGQAQQGQAAQKSAQK from the coding sequence ATGACCGGAAAACAGACCATTCTGGCAACGCTGCTGTTGCTCCTCTGTTTCAGCCTTGCGGCATGCAAGGATGATGGTGCCCAAAAGGGCCAGATGCCCGCCCCGCCTGTGGGCGTCTTCCAGGTGGAAGCCAAGGACGTGCCCTGGCCGGCCGAATTCCAGGCCCAGGCCTCCGGCTCCCGCTCCGTCGAAGTGCGCGCCCGTGTGCAGGGCATCATCGAGAAGCGTCTGTACCGCGAAGGCGAGTTCGTCAAGGCCGGCCAGATCATGTTCCAGATCGAGCGTGACCAGTACGAGGCCGCCGTCCAGCAGGCCGAGGCCCAGTACGACAGCGCCAAGCGCGAATGGAACCGTGTGCGCCCCCTGTTTGCCAAGAACGCTGTTTCCCAGAAGGACCGCGACAACGCCAAGGCCGCCTATGACAACGCCAGGGCCGCCCTGCGTGCCGCCAGGATCAATCTGGACTACTGCCAGGTGGTGGCCCCCGTGTCCGGTTACAGCTCCAAGGAAAGCTTCACGCCCGGCAACCTGGTCAGCAACAACTCCCTGCTGACCTATGTGGACCAGACCGATCCCATGTACATCGACTTTTCCATCGCCGCGCCGCAGCACATGCGCCGCCAGCAGCTGGCCGCCCAGGGCCGCCTGCGCTTCCCCGAAGGCAATGTCTACAAGGCCCGGCTGCGCCTGCTGGACGGCAGCATGTACCAGGGCGAAGGCCAGGTGGACTTCATCGACAGCCGCGTGCAGCCCGAGACCGGCGTGGTGCAGGCCCGTGCCTCTTTCGTCAACAGCGACGGCCAGATCATGCCCGGCCAGTATGTGCGCATCTTCATGGACGGCGACGTGCTGGTCAATGCCGTGCTCATCCCCCAGAAGGCCGTGCTCATCACCCAGAAGGGCTCCTTCGTCATGACCCTGGACAAGGACAATGTGGTCGGCACCCAGAAGGTGGAGGTCAGCGAGACCATCGGCGACATGTATCTGGTGGATTCCGGCCTCAAGGGCGGGGAACGCATCATCTGTGAAGGCATGATCAAGGCCCGCCCCGGCGCCAAGGTCAGCATCATGGGTGACGGCCAGGCCCAGCAGGGGCAGGCCGCCCAGAAGAGCGCTCAGAAGTAG
- a CDS encoding efflux RND transporter permease subunit: MAASAKPNIFLRRPILSSVISIVITLVGALAMKALPIAQYPELVPPTVNVTAFYPGASAETIASTVLAPLEVNINGVENMLYMTSTASSGSGQGSINVYFSLGSDPDMALVNVNNKVNLAQTTLPETVRLQGVQVTKRSPAMLQVIALYSPDGRYDAVYLHNYMQVNVADELKRVPGVGDVTVFGYMDYSMRIWLVPDKLAKYGVTVGEVSAAIQEQNSQFSPGRLGDAPMPDTAQLSWQIDTKGRLATPEEFGEIIIRTGEDSAMLRLKDVARIEMGGKDYSVSSEYNGMVARGMGIYLLPGANAIATGNAVTARLKELEKNFPEGVAYKVIVDTNEFVMESINEVIHTLVEAMILVFIVVFVFLQSWRATLIPCIAVPVSIIGTFAGMYALGYTINTLTLFGMVLAIGIVVDDAIVVLENVERIMSTEHLPPKEATAKAMSEVTAPVIAIVLVLCAVFIPVSFMGGLAGQMYKQFAITISVSVVLSGIVALTLTPALCSLLLKPHAHDHQPARPFVIFNYFFGKTTHRYVRAVRFIKDHGLVSMVLFGCMIASLVFLFRVVPSGLVPNEDQGYILGMTILDDGAVQNRTRDVTRVVVDTLRKNPVVETVMTLNGLDITSMSTKSNYGTFFAVLKPWSERKTPESSADAISAKVLGVTMMQPEAVTIGFTPPPISGMSTTGGFEGYIQMRGDGTIYDLENTANAFVAEATSRDENGRPKYPAIGSLRSLFSTGAPQLYANLDRERCKDMGISISDVFTAMNATFGALYVNDFNYLGRTFQVRLQAEADYRVLPESLHDVYVRTSKGDMVPLDAIMTLERRTAPQTMERYNVFPAAHLMGEPAAGYSSGQALEAMEQVAANMLSSDYGLGWVGSALQEKLASADTTIIFVLALVMVFLILAAQYESWSLPLAVLTAVPFGVFGALVATWLRGLSNDVYFQVALVTLVGLAAKNAILIVEFAVEAWRGGRSLDVAAMHAARLRFRPIVMTSLAFILGCVPLAISSGAGANSRHAIGTAVVGGMLAATCIATLFVPYFFRSIMRISLKLQGKKDPNEGKKSFDEEEDI; this comes from the coding sequence ATGGCAGCTTCGGCAAAACCAAATATCTTCCTGCGCAGACCGATCCTTTCGTCGGTCATCTCCATCGTGATCACCCTGGTGGGCGCGCTGGCCATGAAGGCCCTGCCCATCGCCCAGTATCCTGAACTGGTGCCGCCCACGGTCAACGTGACGGCCTTCTATCCCGGCGCCTCGGCCGAGACCATCGCCAGCACCGTGCTGGCCCCCCTGGAAGTGAACATCAACGGCGTGGAAAACATGCTCTACATGACGTCCACGGCCTCCTCGGGATCCGGCCAGGGCTCCATCAACGTCTATTTCAGTCTGGGCTCCGACCCGGACATGGCCCTGGTCAACGTCAACAACAAGGTCAACCTGGCCCAGACCACCCTGCCCGAGACCGTGCGCCTGCAGGGCGTGCAGGTGACCAAGCGTTCGCCGGCCATGCTGCAGGTCATCGCCCTGTACTCGCCTGACGGCCGTTATGACGCCGTGTACCTGCACAACTACATGCAGGTGAACGTGGCCGACGAACTCAAGCGCGTGCCCGGCGTGGGCGACGTGACCGTGTTCGGCTACATGGACTATTCCATGCGCATCTGGCTCGTCCCGGACAAGCTGGCCAAGTACGGCGTCACCGTGGGCGAGGTCTCGGCGGCCATCCAGGAACAGAACTCGCAGTTCTCGCCCGGCCGTCTGGGCGACGCGCCCATGCCCGACACGGCCCAGCTTTCCTGGCAGATCGACACCAAGGGCCGTCTGGCCACGCCCGAGGAGTTCGGCGAGATCATCATCCGCACCGGCGAGGACAGCGCCATGCTGCGCCTCAAGGACGTGGCCCGCATCGAGATGGGCGGCAAGGACTACAGCGTCAGCAGCGAATACAACGGCATGGTGGCCCGCGGCATGGGCATCTATCTGCTGCCCGGCGCCAATGCCATCGCCACCGGCAACGCCGTCACCGCCCGCCTCAAGGAGCTGGAAAAGAACTTCCCCGAAGGCGTGGCCTACAAGGTCATCGTGGACACCAACGAATTCGTCATGGAATCCATCAACGAGGTGATCCATACCCTGGTGGAAGCCATGATCCTGGTGTTCATCGTGGTCTTCGTCTTCCTGCAGAGCTGGCGCGCCACCCTCATCCCCTGCATCGCCGTGCCCGTGTCCATCATCGGTACCTTCGCGGGCATGTACGCCCTGGGCTACACCATCAACACCCTGACCCTGTTCGGCATGGTGCTGGCCATCGGTATCGTGGTGGACGACGCCATCGTGGTGCTGGAGAACGTGGAACGCATCATGAGCACCGAGCACCTGCCGCCCAAGGAAGCCACGGCCAAGGCCATGAGCGAAGTGACGGCCCCCGTTATCGCCATCGTGCTGGTGCTCTGCGCCGTGTTCATCCCCGTGTCCTTCATGGGCGGTCTGGCGGGCCAGATGTACAAGCAGTTCGCCATCACCATCTCGGTGTCCGTGGTGCTCTCGGGCATCGTGGCCCTGACGCTGACCCCGGCCCTGTGTTCCCTGCTGCTCAAGCCGCACGCGCATGACCATCAGCCGGCCAGGCCCTTCGTCATCTTCAACTACTTCTTCGGCAAGACCACGCACCGCTATGTGCGCGCGGTGCGCTTCATCAAGGACCACGGCCTCGTCTCCATGGTCCTCTTCGGCTGCATGATCGCCAGCCTGGTCTTTCTGTTCCGGGTGGTCCCCAGCGGCCTGGTGCCCAACGAAGACCAGGGCTACATCCTGGGCATGACCATCCTGGACGACGGCGCCGTGCAGAACCGCACCCGCGACGTGACCCGCGTGGTGGTGGATACCCTGCGCAAGAATCCGGTCGTGGAAACGGTCATGACCCTGAACGGCCTGGACATCACCTCCATGTCCACCAAGAGCAACTACGGCACCTTCTTTGCCGTGCTCAAGCCCTGGAGCGAGCGCAAGACGCCCGAAAGCAGCGCCGACGCCATCAGCGCCAAGGTGCTGGGCGTGACCATGATGCAGCCCGAAGCCGTGACCATCGGCTTCACGCCACCGCCCATCAGCGGCATGTCCACCACGGGCGGTTTCGAAGGCTACATCCAGATGCGCGGCGACGGCACCATCTATGACCTGGAGAACACGGCCAACGCCTTCGTGGCCGAGGCCACGTCCCGGGACGAGAACGGCCGGCCCAAATATCCGGCCATCGGGAGCCTGCGCAGCCTGTTCTCCACCGGCGCCCCGCAGCTCTACGCCAACCTGGACCGCGAGCGCTGCAAGGACATGGGCATCAGCATCAGCGATGTCTTCACGGCCATGAACGCCACCTTCGGCGCGCTCTACGTCAACGACTTCAACTACCTGGGCCGTACCTTCCAGGTGCGCCTCCAGGCCGAGGCCGATTACCGCGTGCTGCCCGAGTCCCTGCATGATGTCTATGTGCGGACCAGCAAGGGCGACATGGTGCCCCTGGACGCCATCATGACCCTGGAACGCCGCACGGCGCCCCAGACCATGGAACGCTACAACGTGTTCCCCGCCGCCCACCTCATGGGCGAACCGGCCGCCGGCTATTCTTCCGGCCAGGCCCTGGAAGCCATGGAACAGGTGGCCGCCAACATGCTGTCCAGCGATTACGGCCTGGGCTGGGTCGGTTCGGCCCTGCAGGAAAAGCTGGCCAGCGCCGATACCACCATCATCTTCGTGCTGGCGCTGGTCATGGTCTTCCTGATCCTGGCCGCCCAGTACGAAAGCTGGTCGCTGCCCCTGGCCGTGCTCACGGCCGTGCCTTTCGGCGTGTTCGGGGCCCTGGTGGCCACCTGGCTGCGCGGCCTGTCCAATGACGTGTACTTCCAGGTGGCCCTGGTCACCCTGGTGGGCCTGGCCGCCAAAAACGCCATCCTGATCGTGGAATTCGCCGTCGAGGCCTGGCGCGGCGGGCGCAGCCTGGACGTGGCCGCCATGCACGCGGCGCGCCTGCGCTTCCGTCCCATCGTCATGACCTCGCTGGCCTTCATCCTGGGCTGCGTGCCGCTGGCCATCAGTTCCGGCGCCGGTGCCAACAGCCGTCACGCCATCGGCACCGCCGTGGTGGGCGGCATGCTGGCCGCAACCTGCATCGCCACGCTCTTCGTTCCCTACTTCTTCCGCAGCATCATGCGGATCTCCCTGAAGCTGCAGGGCAAGAAGGATCCCAACGAAGGCAAGAAAAGCTTCGACGAGGAGGAGGATATATGA